Genomic segment of Edaphobacter bradus:
ACCTGTTCGAAGCGTATTACTTTTATGGCCGATCGTGTTTTGCCCAGGGGCAATATGAAAAAGCCGCGGCGTTATTCGCAAGGGCCGGCTTGATCAACCCGGAGGACTACGCGACCCGCTCACTGCGCGGCCTCTGTTATACCGCGTTGGGCCGCATGGAAGAAGCGGCCGAGGCTTGTCGGGATTGCTTGCAGGTTCTCGAACGTTACGTCGAACTCCACCCCGATGATGCGCGTGCCGTCTCCATGGGAGCCAGGTGTTTTTACGGGATCGGCGACCACGCCCGCTCTCTCGAGTGGGCCGAGCGCGCCTTGTCTATGGCTCCCGAGGAACCGTTGATCCTCTACACCGTCGCTTGCAGCTATGCGTGCCTCAAGCAGGCAGATAAAGCTCTCGACTGCCTGGAGAAGGCCTTTCGTCATGGTTTCGGCCACAGAGAATGGATCCACAGGGACCCAGGCCTTTCCTTTGTGCGCGAACATCCTCGCTTTCTGGCCTTGATGCAAGCCTCTCCGCCGATCGCTCCAGATTGACGTTCTAAGGCCGCGATGTACTCCACTTTATGGGTGTTGTGCAACGTTCGACGATCCTTACAACTTTGGCGATCATTTTGTCCTCACCTAAGTTGCTTACGACCTTCGCTTGCGCGGTCAGTATCGGCCGTAGTCGCCGCGGACAGAGTCGAAGAGCCTGGCGGAGTCGTAGCCGATGCCGTCCTTGAAGACGATCTCGACGTTTTCGATGTCGGCGATGTTGGCGGCGGGGTTGCCTTTGACGACGAGGAGGTCGGCGTTCTTGCCCGTGGCGATGGAGCCGATGTGGTCCTGACGATTGAGATAGATGGCTCCGTTGAGCGTGCCGATGCGGATGGCTTCGAGGGGTGTGAAGCCTGCCTCGACCAGTAGCTCAAGCTCGCGCTGGTCGCCGAAGCCGGGGAGGATGATGCCGTTGCCGGTGGGGTCGGGGCCGGCGATGAGGAGGCCTCCAGCTGCGACGAAGCGGCGTTCGAGCGCCATGCCGTGAGCGAGCAGCGTTGCTCCGTCGGGGAGCGGATGTTCGAGGCGGCGAGAGCGGATCAGGAGATAGTCCTCGCGTGCCTCGGGAGACATGGCGGCGAGGACGGCGGGACGCAGCGGCGGGCGTCCGGCGACGTCGGGCTCGAATACGGGAAGGGTGGAGGTGACGGCGACGTGGTGCTCGACGAGTGTGTGGATGAGAGCTGCAGCCTCGGGGCCGTCGGGGTCCATGTGGACGAGCGTGGGCGTGCCGTCTGTGTCGGGGCACTTATCGGGCTGCTTGCCGGGGTCGAGCTGTGTGTTGACGAAGAAGCCATGCTCGAGGTTGTCGATGCCCAGCTCAGCAGCTTCGGGGTAGGTGACGGAACAGAGGTGTCCGGTGACCTTGATGCCGTGCTTGTGCGCCTCGTCGATGGCGGCTTTGAGCTCGGCGCGGGTGATGTTCATGTACGCCTTAAAGGAGGTGACTCCTTCGGCGATCCAGTAATCGACGGTCGCGCGAGCATCGTCAGGGCCGGTGAGGTTGTGCATCTGGATGAACGGGCTGGGCGAGCCTTCGAGGTATGGGCCGGTTACGTCCATGTGCGGGCCGATGAGGTGGCCGGCGTCGATCTCGCGCTTGAGGTTGAGGTCGGTGTAGGGCTCGACGGAGCCGGTGGTGCGGATGGTGGTGACTCCGGCAGCGAGATACATGCGCGGTGCAGAGAAGGACATCTGCGGAACGATTACGGGAGGGTCAAAGGAGGTGGGTGTGAGGTTGGGCCGGGCGATGTTGTAAAGGTGATCGTGCATGCCGACGAGGCCGGGGAGGACGGTGTCGCCGTGGAGGTCGAGGACAGTCTCGCCTGCAGCGGCAGCGGTCGTGCCGCTGGCGGTGATGGCTGCGATCTTGCCGTCTTCGAGGATCACGTCGCGGTCCTCAAGGGGTGCGGCTCCTGTGCCGTCGATCACGCGGACGTGAGTGAGGCGGATGTGTGAGGCGTTTGTTTTGATGTACTTCGCGACAGCGGGAGCCTGTCCGTGGAGCGCGGTGGCGAGAACAAAAGTCAGTGCTGCAAACGAACGAGCACGCAATGCGGAGTCCTCCAGTGGGGCGAGCTTACGCGAGCGACCAAGTGTTCCGCCCTTTATCGCTGTGGCGGAAGGATGGCCTCTTCTTTCGTGTTGAAGTTGAAATTCGTCAGAATCCACGCTTGGCTTGCCTTGTAGACAGTGAACTTTGCAAAGAGAGGTCCCTTTTCATAGTCGAGAACGAGGCAGATTACCTGCGTACGTGGCGACAAATCTCGAATCGAGATGACCTCATAAGACTGGAAATTTCCGTAGAAATCCTGAATCTGCCTCAAGCTATTCGACTGGCTTAAAGCCTCCCTGCTACCGTCGATGGGACTGTCCTTGATCCAAGTCCGGACGGCCTCCTCTGGGCCTTTCGCCTTATACGCGTCAAGGCCCGCGATGACGATCGATGGCAGGGTCTCGTTGCCGCTTTTCTTATGCGGATTTGCGTCCGTCGTCTGGGATGAAGAGGAGCCGACAAGGAGAAGAGTAGATAGAGACAGGAACATCAAACGCTTGATCATGATTTTCGAGATGCCTTTCGTCCGGATTAAGCTTCCCATCCGAATCTCTTCTCTGCAATGAAAATCGCTGACGCTGCTACTGACCTTACAGCGTTTCGCCCAAGAAAAGCTGATCCATGGCGGTAAAATAGAAAGGTTACGGAAAACGCAAAAGGAACAGGCATATGAGCACAGGAACGCAGACGGTGTTGGCAGCACAGGTAGAGGCGGCGGCGAAGGCAGCAGGGCTGGTCGTGGTTGCGACCGGCGAAGGCAAGGACTTTTCGGGCGGACCAACAACGCGATTCACGCTGGCACTGGCTGCGAACACGGCGAAGACGCAGGTTCTCGAGCTGAGCGCGGCCTTCGACTTCAACGGAGCCGGCCTGAAGAGCGTCGTCGAGAGCTACCTCGCAGAGACCGCCAAGCGGCTGAAGAACCCGCGGCCGGACTGTTATCTGACCCTCCATGGCCTTCCGCTGAGCTTCGGCAAATTTGAGTGGCCGTTCCACGCCTCGACCTCGGGAGCCGACACATACATCGTGCACGGCGAGGCGCGGCTGGAGGACGGCAACGAGAGCGCACTGCACGCCAAGATCGCCGCCTCGATGACCCGCACCTTCGCTGAGGTTGTTCCGGCGCTCGAGCAGCCCTTCGCCGAAAGCTTCATCTATAACGCGGTCCGCAAGACGATGGATCAGGGCCAACTCGAGCTGGTGAAGAGCGGCAACCGCCAGCCGGTCCCGGTGACGACGCGCTATTACAGCCAGAAGCGGAAGAAGTTCATCTTCAACGACACCAACGAGGCGCAGCGCCAGTTGTTCCTGGCGGCGAAGGCCTTCTGGCTCTCGGGAGTTCTGGGTGGAGGCGAGCCGGTGTGGCTGCTCGATCCCCGCGACGCGCAGTATCTGGACTCGACGGTCGATGAGTTGAAGAAGACCGTCCAGGCGCTTGCGGGAGAAGGCCTGATCCGTCTCGCAGCCGACACGGAGTTCGCCACGCCGACCGAGGCGCTGATGGGGCATAAGGCCCAGTATGAGCAGGAGTTGGCCGAGGCCCTGCAGTTCATCAAGCCGAGCTTCAATGAAGAGATGCGCGCCGGCCACACCAATATGTAACGATTGCTGCGCGAAAACTCCGGTGTTCGCGGGCTAACCAGTCTGGCGGGTAGTGGGCCAGTTTGGATTGGCGTGCACTTGTGCCACAGCGTCGGCGCAAT
This window contains:
- a CDS encoding amidohydrolase family protein — its product is MRARSFAALTFVLATALHGQAPAVAKYIKTNASHIRLTHVRVIDGTGAAPLEDRDVILEDGKIAAITASGTTAAAAGETVLDLHGDTVLPGLVGMHDHLYNIARPNLTPTSFDPPVIVPQMSFSAPRMYLAAGVTTIRTTGSVEPYTDLNLKREIDAGHLIGPHMDVTGPYLEGSPSPFIQMHNLTGPDDARATVDYWIAEGVTSFKAYMNITRAELKAAIDEAHKHGIKVTGHLCSVTYPEAAELGIDNLEHGFFVNTQLDPGKQPDKCPDTDGTPTLVHMDPDGPEAAALIHTLVEHHVAVTSTLPVFEPDVAGRPPLRPAVLAAMSPEAREDYLLIRSRRLEHPLPDGATLLAHGMALERRFVAAGGLLIAGPDPTGNGIILPGFGDQRELELLVEAGFTPLEAIRIGTLNGAIYLNRQDHIGSIATGKNADLLVVKGNPAANIADIENVEIVFKDGIGYDSARLFDSVRGDYGRY